CCCGAAAGGACAATGGGCTTGGGAAAGAGCGCGTTTTTGCCCCGATCCAGGTACTCCACAAAGGCTTTGATGCCGCCCTCGAAGCAGTAGTCCTTGAGTTCCCCTGTACGCTCGTCCTCGATGTGGATACGTAGACCGGGGTTCAGAAAAGCCAGTTCCCGGAGGCGGCTCTTTAACATATCCAGGGAGTGCTTGACCTCTTCGAAGACGGTCGCGTCGGGCATATAGTGGATCCGCGTCCCACGCCATTCAGCAGGAACCGGGAGCGAAAGATCCGTCACAGGCGCTCCTCGCTCGTACCGCTGGGAGCATTCGGCCCCATCACGAGCGATGGTGACCTCCAGCCACTCGGATAGGGCGTTGACCACGGAGACGCCCACGCCGTGGAGCCCTCCCGATACTTTGTAGGCTCCGCCGCCGAACTTGCCGCCCGCGTGCAAGACGGTCAGCACGACTTCGCAAGTGGGGCGTCCGTTGTAGGGGTGAGGATCCGTGGGTATGCCGCGCCCGTTGTCCCGGACAGAGATACTTTCGTCCGCGTGAATGACGACGCTGATCTCGTCGCAAAATCCACCGATCGCTTCGTCTATGGCGTTGTCCACCACTTCGTAGACGAGATGGTGCAGTCCACGGCTGCCAGTGTCTCCAATGTACATGCCGGGGCGTTTGCGCACGGCCTCCAGGCCTTCCAGGACTTGTATGCTTCCGGCGCTGTAGTCGGTGATGTCGCTCATGTCGTACCTCCTCGAAGGACTTTCCATATCATGATTCATAATCATGATTCATAATTTTCTTTAAAGGATACACATTTGGCTCGATAGCGTGTATCATTCCCATAACTGGTTAATTATACCAGGCGCATGAGCGAGGAATGAAAAAATATAAAAATTACGAAAGAAGGTTGTTTTATTTTGCTTGGTTCAAAGTTCAACGTGCAGGGAAAAATAAAAGAAATCCTGGTATCCATGCTGCGTGGCGCGCGCAATGACTGGAAGGCGTTATTGGTGATTGTCTTGGGGAACGTGACCACCGCTTTCGCTGTGATCAATTTCACACTGCCCTATCGTTTCCCCGACATGGGTGTTTCGGGGCTGGCGGTCTTGTCGAACTACGTGTTTGGCGTCTCCCCGAGTTGGGTGGTAGCTGGCGGAAACCTGCTGTTGATCCTTTGGGGCAAAAGAAATTTGCAACTGCATTTCTTGGGCCTGACGGTCTGTTCCATCTTGGTTTTCTCCATTTCAATGCCCCTCTTTCTACTGTATCCCTTGCCTTTGCCCCAGGACAAATTTATGGCTGCTGTCATTACCGGAGTCCTAAAGGGCGTCGCGAGTGGGATGATCTTCAATGTGGGGGGCTCAGGCGGCGGAACGGATATTGTGGCAATGGTGATGCGCCGGCGCTACGGCATAGAGGTGGGTCAGTTCTCCATCTTCGTGAATATTTTCATCCTGGCGCTGTCGTTGAGCGTTATCGGGTTGGATTCCGTGATCTACGGTATCGTGGGACTTTACATCTACGGCGTCACCGTAGATAATGTTATGCGTAAGTTTGATCGGCGCAAACAGGCTTTCATTATCACCAACATCCCCGACGACGTGTGTGATTTCATTTCGGCGACAGGCAGGGGCGTCACCCGCATCAATGCCGAGGGGGCCTATACGGGGCAGCCGCGTACCGTGCTGATCTCCCTATTGGAGGCGCGTCAGGTGATGCAGCTCAAGGTTTACCTTGGGGAAAAAGATCCGAACGCCTTCGTCTCCATTTGCGACGCTACGGAGGTCTTGGGCAGGGGCTTCAAAAATTGGCGATCTCTTTAATATAAATAAAAATTCGCCGGAATGTTATCACCCAAAATGCTGATGGAGCTTCTCGCGCATTTTATGTGGCCCGTCGCCTGTCCTGTGTGTGGGGCTCTTGGGAAGCTGATCTGCGAGGATTGTTTGCGGTCTTTCGCTAAATTCCGACTTCCGCGCTGCCTTTGGTGCGGCGAGCCTATTCCTTGTAAGATCCATAAGGCCGAAACCCCGAAGATCCAAACGGGATTCGTTTACGAGGGGCACGTGAAAGAACTGATTTTGGCTCTTAAATACAAAAGATATAGAGCCCTAGGTCCTCATTTGGGAAAAGCTCTGGCGCGGGTTGTCGCTTGCCCGAAGGTGGACGTTCTCGTCCCCATTCCCCTACACCAGAACAGCAAACGGCGTTATAACCAGGCCGAAGGGATAGCCAAGGGGTTGAGCGAGGTTTGGGGAACCGAGGTTCTGGATGTCGCGCAGTGGAAAATTGATGTTTCACCGCGAGCGGGTGCTTCCTTGTCGGAACGCTTCTCCCTTACCCCTGAGGCCTTCGGTTTCGGCATGGATATTTCTAATCTTCGGGTGGGTTTTGTGGATGACG
The genomic region above belongs to Synergistaceae bacterium and contains:
- a CDS encoding YitT family protein, whose protein sequence is MLGSKFNVQGKIKEILVSMLRGARNDWKALLVIVLGNVTTAFAVINFTLPYRFPDMGVSGLAVLSNYVFGVSPSWVVAGGNLLLILWGKRNLQLHFLGLTVCSILVFSISMPLFLLYPLPLPQDKFMAAVITGVLKGVASGMIFNVGGSGGGTDIVAMVMRRRYGIEVGQFSIFVNIFILALSLSVIGLDSVIYGIVGLYIYGVTVDNVMRKFDRRKQAFIITNIPDDVCDFISATGRGVTRINAEGAYTGQPRTVLISLLEARQVMQLKVYLGEKDPNAFVSICDATEVLGRGFKNWRSL